Sequence from the Salvelinus alpinus chromosome 27, SLU_Salpinus.1, whole genome shotgun sequence genome:
CGTTTTTAATCAAGAttgtacatagattttttttttttagcaccTGTTTCCTTGTCATGCAGAAGTGATGGACAAAGCAATTATGGAAACATCATGTATGACCGACGTGTTGTCAGGGGAAACACATATGCCCAGCACATCCTACCAGTGGTGAGTTTCCAGCTCACCAAGTCAGATATTGAAAGTGATAACCACATTGGTAAAATGTTTCCATTACATCTTGTATCATTATGTATTGGCCAGGCAGCTCAGCCTGACCCTATTGAGGTCCAGAGACAGCAGGAGTCCAGAAGGAGATCGGTCGCTCGGAAGCGTGCCATGGAGCAGTTCAGGCCCAGGACTCCAGAGGCTCTGGAGGGAAGGAAGCACATAGATGTACAGACAGGTAAAACCTAAATCTATGGGTAAAACAGAACAACATCTCAGCTGCCTACTGTCATTGTTGATTGATAGGACAACACAGAGGTTGGATTATTTCCAGAGCTGTAAATAATTCCTTGGATTATTTCAGAGCTTTATCTTGAGGAGCTGAATGATCGCAGAGAGGACACCAGCGTCGAGTGCCAGACCGATGCCTTCCTGGACAAACCGGCCACCCCCCTCTTCATTCCTGCCAAGTCCGGTAAAGATGTGGCCACAcagatagaggagggagaggtatTACGTCTTTTTATTTTTTCTCTTCATTGCTGTGTAATGAAAACAATTCAACATTTGTGAAGGAGCTTCCTTCAAATGGATTGGCAACAGGTTGAAAACACGTTAGgcatatatttgtatttattatggatccccatactcttcctgggttccaaACAAGATTAAGGCGATTACATCAGAAAAAATATTAACAAAACAGTACATCAttcaacacattattacaccactactctaccactacatatctacaatacaacatgtataatataacaatgtgtgtgtgcctgtgtgggtGTGACTCTTCACAGTCCGCATTGTTCTAAATGGTGTAGTTTCATCTGTTGAAACAGTATATTTGAAAACGTATTCAACACACTTTTAaccctctcttttttttttttacccacttTAACCCCTCCCTGCCCATGTCCCCTGCCTTGCCCTGCAGCTGTTTGACTTTGACATGGAGGTGTGCCCGGTGCTGGAGGTGCTGGTGGGGAAGACTGTGGAGCAGGCCCTGCTGGAggtcatggaggaggaggagctggccAGTCTGCGGGCACAGCAGCGTGCCTTCGAGGAGCTCCGCAACGCCGAGCTGGTGGAGGTGCAGCGGCTGGAGGAGCAAGAGAGACGCCACCGTGAGGAGAAGGTACAGGAACAGGACCACCAGACATGGCTGCTGCCACACGGATACATGTAACCAATTCTCAGGCCAAATATAAATGAAGGGAtagattatttttttaaagttaaTGTCCATTACTCTCAATAGTGCAACAGAGGTGGTTTGTTAGGGTGCTGAGTGGTGGTCtgcttgcctgagacctgaaaaCATTTGCTTCCTGAGTGAATGCCTAGGCTTTCACTAGGGAAGCCAGTGCCAATTAATCAGCCTGCAGGGATTGACATTAAGGTCTGAAAGGCAATCGCTCATTGGGCAAGTCAGCAGTATTTTGGGGTTCCCCAAAATAATGATAACTTGCCAGAACATTTTAAAGTAGCTATTTTTACCAACACACAGGGGAGGAATCAGAAAGACCAGACTATTGGAATTCTTTGCATTTTGGTTGTTATCAGTCAAGTAAAATAAAACGCCTGACGAATGGAGCAACCTCAGAGCATGCTTAACTTGAGCGACTGCTCAGGGCACTTTCCCCAGGCAATAAGGCAACCCTTAATGTCAATCCCTGACCTGGGTTCGATACCTGCTCAGACACCATAGCATGAGGTTCCAGACAGACTCTTTGGAGGGAAACAGAACCATGACTTTCATTATCTCTCTTCTCTGGTCAGGAGCGTCGGATCACCCAGCAACGAGAGGtgctgaagaaggagatggagacTGCGGACAAGATTGCGGCGCGAGCGTTTGCCCAGCACTACCTGGCCGACCTGCTCCCCTCGGTCTACACCACGCTGAGGGAACACGGCTACTTCTACGACCCTGTGGAGAGAGGTCAGTCTTCCCCCAGGGCCCTGCGGAGTGTCCCTTGACCCTTTCCTCCAACAACTTCCTTTAGACAGTTACATAAGAGGTGGTGCTACATGAGACGTTCAATGCACAAGAGAGGACTGCCAAGACTGGTATtagtttggtattttattagaatTCCCATTAGCTTTTATAGAGAAGAAGTAGAGAAAAAGCTTAAGTTCCTGAAACAACGATATTATGAAGCAGGCTCAAAGGAAACCAAATTACTAGCATGGAGACTCAGGAAACAACAAGCACAGAATaccattttcaaaataaaagaccCCAAAACAAAGAAGATCACATGCAAATTAGATGAAATACAGAATGCATTTGAATCATATTACACAAATCTGTACAAGCAACCAGAGAAGGCAGATGCACAGACAATAGAGCACTTTTTGAACTCACTTTATCTCCCCTCAATTGGGACCGAGCAAAATGATAGAATAACTTTAGAAATATCCAACGAAGAAATTAATAAAGCAGTATCTTTAAAAAAGTCAACAAGTCTCCGGGCACTGATGGCTTCCCTTCAGAATGGTTCAAGACCTTCAGAGAACAATTAGCACCTCTACTTAAGGCCTGTTTTAACTGCACTCTGCGGGAGGGGGGT
This genomic interval carries:
- the rsph3 gene encoding radial spoke head protein 3 homolog, producing MTSVLQPQKEAPNGTYTFASRPRPVQNRTKYREPVAEQSDGQSNYGNIMYDRRVVRGNTYAQHILPVAAQPDPIEVQRQQESRRRSVARKRAMEQFRPRTPEALEGRKHIDVQTELYLEELNDRREDTSVECQTDAFLDKPATPLFIPAKSGKDVATQIEEGELFDFDMEVCPVLEVLVGKTVEQALLEVMEEEELASLRAQQRAFEELRNAELVEVQRLEEQERRHREEKERRITQQREVLKKEMETADKIAARAFAQHYLADLLPSVYTTLREHGYFYDPVERDIETGFFPWLMAHVSNTLEKRYVARAVLDMLIHDVTQKRLELFQQMQPHDHSTQ